The Eptesicus fuscus isolate TK198812 chromosome 17, DD_ASM_mEF_20220401, whole genome shotgun sequence genome has a window encoding:
- the TBATA gene encoding protein TBATA, which produces MSAEVKTQPDEEPLASPKAEPKAEKSEHKPRSHGVEGPPKEPVVPGVVDFKVVREELRTAKPETPGTYHFGRLSHNSFFSRHHPHPHRVTHIKDFTGKPVCVVKDKFSLASLPQTARLSPSLMGMPTLFVPVGDPQSNRDPRLSSEAWKKELKNLASQVVIFTKENEPKNKEEEVPQREQGAKYSSETGRLIPASSQALSSRHSRQSRGSHPSSRDGIQAYVLQDQELLILELLCQILQTDSLSAIQFWLLYSPPKEKELALGLLQTAVAQLLPQGLVSIPTEKLLNQLQDVQEPPQERQQSNYSQSPKKSKTPPLPKSEKPEYIGKAQVLRVHPSQSTEEKVAKPTAEY; this is translated from the exons ATGTCTGCGGAGGTGAAGACCCAGCCAGATGAAGAACCCCTGGCGAG tccaaaggctgagcCAAAGGCTGAGAAGTCAGAGCACAAGCCAAGAAGCCACGGGGTCGAAGGGCCACCGAaagaacctgtggtcccaggggTCGTGGATTTCAAGGTGGTCCGAGAGGAATTGAGGACCGCCAAGCCTGAAACCCCTGGCACCTACCACTTCGGCCGCCTCAGCCACAACTCCTTCTTCTCCCggcatcacccccacccccatcgtgTGACCCACATCAAAG ATTTCACCGGGAAACCTGTCTGTGTCGTCAAGGACAAATTCTCTCTGGCTTCCTTGCCTCAAACTGCacgcctctctccctctctgatggGGATGCCTACCCTCTTTGTCCCCGTTGGAGACCCACAGTCCAATCGGGACCCCCGGCTTTCTTCAG AGGCCTGGAAGAAGGAGTTGAAGAACCTGGCCTCCCAGGTGGTCATCTTCACCAAGGAGAATGAGCCGAAGAACAAAGAG GAGGAGGTGCCTCAGCGGGAGCAGGGTGCAAAGTACTCTTCAGAGACTGGGAGGCTCATCCCTGCTTCCTCCCAAGCCCTTAGCAGCCGCCACTCCCGCCAGAGCCGAGGGAGCCACCCTTCAAGCAGAGATGGCATCCAGGCCTACGTCCTGCAGGATCAGGAGCTGCTG ATCTTGGAGCTCCTCTGTCAGATCCTGCAAACAGATTCATTGAGTGCTATCCAGTTCTGGCTCCTCTACTCTCCTCCCAAGG AGAAAGAGTTGGCTCTGGGGCTCCTGCAGACAGCAGTGGCTCAGCTCCTTCCCCAAGGTCTAGTCTCCATCCCAACAGAAAAACTTCTAAACCAGCTCCAGGATGTCCAGGAACCACCTCAAGAGAGGCAGCAGTCAAACTACAG CCAATCCCCAAAGAAGTCAAAGACACCGCCTCTACCAAAGAGCGAGAAACCAG AGTACATCGGAAAAGCACAAGTTCTCCGGGTGCATCCAAGCCAGAGCACAGAAGAGAAAGTGGCAAAGCCAACGGCAGAGTACTGA